The following proteins are encoded in a genomic region of Chloracidobacterium sp.:
- a CDS encoding response regulator, whose amino-acid sequence MLALGHFNLKNTDLAFSYLQEAAQADPNNVILAGQVNAVAIRLGELKHQNERVGDGAHGHSILVVDDSATVRKLISNKLEKSGHTVTCAEDGIEAMHWLDSNTPDLILLDITMPRMDGYQVCKQIRARAETKDVPVVMISGKDGFFDKVRGRLAGTTGYITKPFGPETLMKALETYLTQAAE is encoded by the coding sequence ATGCTGGCTTTAGGCCACTTCAATCTCAAAAATACGGACCTAGCCTTTTCATACCTGCAGGAAGCGGCGCAGGCCGACCCGAATAACGTCATCCTCGCGGGTCAGGTGAATGCCGTCGCGATCAGGCTCGGCGAACTTAAACATCAGAACGAGCGAGTGGGAGACGGTGCACATGGCCATTCGATCCTTGTCGTTGACGACAGCGCAACTGTACGCAAACTCATCTCGAACAAACTCGAAAAGAGCGGCCACACCGTCACATGCGCCGAAGACGGCATCGAGGCGATGCACTGGCTCGATTCGAACACGCCCGACCTCATACTTCTGGACATCACAATGCCGCGAATGGACGGCTATCAGGTTTGTAAACAAATACGTGCAAGGGCCGAAACAAAAGATGTTCCCGTAGTGATGATATCGGGCAAGGACGGCTTCTTTGACAAAGTTCGCGGGCGTCTTGCCGGCACAACGGGTTACATAACTAAGCCTTTCGGCCCCGAGACTCTGATGAAGGCTCTCGAAACTTATCTGACCCAAGCTGCTGAGTAA